In Blautia wexlerae DSM 19850, a single window of DNA contains:
- a CDS encoding glycosyltransferase family 2 protein has protein sequence MSLYSVVVPVYNSEHTLGELYTRLEKVFRETLKEDFELILVDDGSKDRSYEIMTELREKDHRVRIIQMARNFGQHPALLCGFAHVKGEFVVTMDDDLQHQPEELPKMVRTMQERPDVDVIIASYEGRKHGPIRKLGTKFSVWATSKMLGKDPDLQITSYRLIRRFLVDAMVKTNTYLPQIGNLLIRSSNRIINVPVQHADRAYGKSGYSFKRLLKDLIYDITTHTAFPLLLVRNIGIVSFLISVVLSVCYLVRYFTLGISVQGWTSLMLVMLAFFGLILLSIGIMGIYLMNILNEAKKMPHYVIRREDTDE, from the coding sequence ATGAGCTTATATTCAGTGGTTGTTCCTGTATATAATTCTGAACATACACTGGGAGAACTATATACCCGTTTGGAGAAAGTATTCCGGGAAACTCTTAAAGAAGACTTTGAACTGATCCTGGTAGATGACGGATCAAAGGACAGATCTTATGAGATCATGACGGAACTCAGAGAAAAGGATCACAGGGTACGGATCATACAGATGGCCCGTAACTTCGGACAGCATCCGGCACTTCTGTGTGGATTTGCACATGTAAAAGGAGAGTTTGTGGTAACAATGGATGATGACCTTCAGCATCAGCCGGAGGAACTTCCGAAGATGGTCAGAACCATGCAGGAGAGACCGGATGTGGATGTTATCATTGCAAGCTATGAAGGAAGAAAGCATGGTCCGATACGCAAACTGGGAACGAAATTTTCTGTATGGGCAACTTCAAAGATGCTGGGAAAAGATCCGGATCTTCAGATCACCAGTTACAGGCTGATCCGCAGATTCCTTGTGGATGCCATGGTAAAAACAAATACATATCTTCCACAGATTGGAAACCTTCTGATCAGGAGTTCTAACCGTATTATTAATGTTCCGGTTCAGCATGCAGACAGAGCTTACGGAAAAAGCGGTTATTCCTTTAAGAGACTGCTGAAAGATCTGATTTATGATATCACGACACATACTGCATTTCCCCTTCTGCTGGTGAGAAATATCGGAATTGTCAGTTTCCTGATAAGTGTAGTTCTGTCGGTCTGTTATCTGGTAAGATATTTTACACTGGGCATATCTGTGCAGGGCTGGACTTCGCTGATGCTGGTTATGCTGGCGTTTTTTGGACTGATTTTGTTATCGATCGGAATTATGGGAATCTATTTAATGAATATTCTTAATGAGGCAAAAAAAATGCCCCATTATGTAATACGTCGGGAGGATACGGACGAATAA